The window GTCACGCCCCGCACAGCGGCGGACTACGGCGCGGACGCCTACGTCTTATCGAACGCGCCCGGGTTCGTCGGGCACGCGAGCGCGTTCGCGAACGCCGTCGTCGAGGCGAAAGACCGCCTCCCCGCGGACAGCGCGCTCTACCTCTCCGGCGTCGCCACGCCCGCGAACGCCGCCGTCCTCGCGTACGCCGGCGTCGACCTCCTCGACGGCCACCGCGCCGCCGTCTACGGCACCCAGGGCAAATACCTCACCACCGACGGCGAGCACGAACTCGCCGACCTGGACGACCTCCCCTGCGCGTGCCCGGCCTGCCAGCGACCGCGCGAGGAGTTCGGCCGCGAGGACTGCAAGGAACACAACCTCAACGCGCTGCGCGCCGAACTCGCGCGCGTCCGCACCCGCATCCGCCAGGGCCGCCTCCGCGACTACGTCGAGGGGCAGGCGCGCCACGAGGCCTGGCTCACCGCCGCGTTCCGCGAACTCGACCAGGAGTGGGGCTACCTCGAAGCGCGCACGCCCGTGCAGCGCGACACTCTCCTGCTCGCCGCGTCCGAGGACACGCTCCGCCGCGTGGAGATTCAGCGGTTCGCCGACCGCGTCACCTCTCGGTACGTGAATCGGTACGGCGACGACCGCCCGCTCCTCCTCGTGCCGTGTAGCGCGCGCAAGCCCTACAGTGACAGTCAGAGCCACCGCCAGTTCCAGGACGCCGCGCAGTACCGCGCGCACGTCGTCTCCATGACCTCGCCCATCGGCGTCGTCCCGCAAGACCTCGAACTCACGTATCCCGCCCAGCACTACGACTCCGTCGTCACCGGCCGCTGGAGCGAGGACGAGAAGGAGTTCGTCGCGCGCGTCCTCCGGCGCTACCTCGAACGCACGGACTACCCGCGCGTCATCGCGCACGTCCCGCCCGAGGGCTACCGGGACATCGTGGAGCGCGTCGAGGCCGACATCGATATCCCGGTCGAGTACACGGTCGAAGACCACCCGACCACCGGCGAGAGCCTCGCGAACCTCCGGGACGCGCTCGCCGGCGAAGACCAGATCTGGGTGTCCGAACGCGAGGAACGCACGCTGCGCGCGGTCGCGGACTACCAGTTCGGCCGCGGCGCGGGCGACAACCTCCTCGGCGACATCCAGGTGCAGGGCCGCTATCCCAAACTCCAGGCGCTCGACGCCGAGGGCGAGCAGCTCGCCGCGCTCGTCCCCCAGTACGGCCTGCTCTCCCTCACGCTCCGCGGCGCGCGCCGCTGGGTGGACTCCGACGTGGAGACGAAGACCGTCGAAATCGACGACTTCGTGCCGCGCGGCTCCGTGCTCGCGCCCGGCATCGTGACCGCGGACGACGACATCCGCGTCGGCGACGAAGTCGTCGTCGAGGGGCCGAGCGCGTTCGCCGTCGGGAAAGCCGAGATGCGTGGTCAGGAAATGGCGGAGAGCACGCGCGGCATCGCGGTAGACGTGCGGCACTCAGAAGAACGCTAACCTAGCGCTCGCCCTCGTAGCCGTCCAGCCAGCCCTGGACTGCGCCCTTGAGCGCGCCGGTGGTGCTGCCGAGGTTGAGAATCTGGTAGCCGGATTCGACTTTCTCGTTCACGTCGTCCATCCCGAAGCCGAGGCCGCCGACGGGCACGTCCGCGTCGATGGCGGCGGTGCGAACGGTCTCCAGGGCGTCCCGTACGTCGGGGTGGTCGAGTTCGCCCGGGTGGCCGTAGGAGACGGAGAGGTCGAGCGGCCCGAGGAAGACGAACCCGAGTTCGGGAACCGAGACGATGTCCTCGATGTTCTCGACGGCCTCCTTGGTCTCGATGGTCGTGCCGACGACAGTCTCCGCGTCCTCGCGTTCGACGTAATTCTCCTTCAGTCCCCAGTGCCGCGCGCGCGGCGACCCGAGTCCGCGCTTCCCGGGTTCGCCGTCGTACGTGAAGCGCGACGACCGCACCGCCGCCTCCACCTCGTCGGCGGTCTCGACGCGCGGCAGGAAGACGTTCCGCACGCCCAGGTCGAGCGCCTTCCGCACCAGCGTCGGGTCGGTGTCCGGCAGCCGAACCAGGAGTTCGATGTCCGTCCGCTCGGCCGCCCGCAACAGGTCTTCGACCTCGCGGGAATCCCACGGGTCGGGCCCGCCGTGCTCGAAGTCCAGCCACACGAACTCCAGACCGAGTTCGCCGTAAAACTCCACCAGCGTCGGACTGTACGCGTTATCCAGAACGCCGAGCGCCACACCGCCGGAATCGAGCGTCTCCCGTAACTCGTTCACCATACTCACGCCTTCGCGCGCCGACGGAAAACCTCTACCGGCCCGCTCAGAGCCGGCGGTCGAGGAAGTCGTCCACGAGCGTGAACTGTCGAATCTTCTGGTCGATGTCGGTGGAGCCGTGGCCTTCCGCGCCGAGTTCCTCGTACTCGAAGTCGCCGTCCTCGTTCTCGGTCCACCCCTGGTCGAGGAGGGCGTCCCGGAAGACGCGCGCCTGGTCGACGGGACACCGCGGGTCGTTGACGCCGTGGACGATGAGGATGGGATTCCGGATGTCCTCGACGTGCGTGAGCGGGGAGCGCTCGCGCCAGAACGCCTCGTTCTCCTCGGGGTCGCCGAGCTGTTGTTCGAGCATGGACTGGAAGTGCGGCATCGAGTTCTCGTACATCCGGAGGAGGTCGGTGATGCCGACCTGGGCGATGCCGGTCGCCCACAGCTCGGGGTACTGCACCATCTGCCAGTACGCCGAATAGCCGCCGTACGACCCGCCCATCACGGCGACGCGCTCCGAATCGACCCAGTCGAGGTTCCGGAGCCACTCGCCGCCCGCGGCCACGTCGGCCTGCTCGCCGCCGCCCCAGTCGTTGTGAATGCGGTGCTTGAACTCCCTCCCCCGTCCCGTCGACCCCCGGTAGTTCGGCTGGAGGACGGTGTAGCCTCTGGAGACGAGGAACTGCGCGTACAGGTCGAAGCGCGGCATCGAGCGCGCGTGCGGGCCGCCGTGCACCATCACGACCGCGGGACTCGGACGCTCACCCGAATCGTAGAGGAGCGCGCCGATCTCCAGGCCGTCCTCGCTCTCGTACGTGACGTACTCGGACTCGACGAACGTCTCGGGGTCGATGTCGCCGTACTCGGGCGCGATGAGCGTCTCCGTCTCGCCGCTCGCGCGGTCGTACGCGTACAGGGTCTTGCGCTCGTCCGAGGTGGTGTGCGCCAGTATCGCCCGGCCCTCATTGTCGAAGTGTTCGTCGCCCGCGAGGCCGGCGACGCCCTCGTCGAGGTCGTACGCCGTCGCGTCGCCCGAATCGAGGTCGTACTCGACGGGCATCGTCGCCGCGTTCCGCACGCGCGAGGCGACGACGGTGTCGCCGTCGAGGCCGAACGCCGCCCCGGACTCCTCGTACTCGCCACGTGAGAGCCACTCCACCTCGTCGGTCTCGAGGTCGTAGACGCCGACCCGGCCGAGGTCGGTCGTGTTGTCGGAGACGAGGAGGCGGTCGCCGTCGGGATGCCAGTCGTTCGGGTAGGCCTCCGCGCCGACCTCGCCGACGTCGAGCTTCCGCTTCTCGCTGCCGTCCGCGTTCATCACGTACGCGTCCCGGTTCTCCAGCGCGTCCGTCTCGTTCGCGACGTACGCGACGCGCTCCTCGTCCGGCCCGAACTGCCCGCCGTGCACGGGCTGGTCGTACGCGGTCAGCCGTTCGGTCTCGTCCTCGCGGGTGTCGTACCGGTAGAGGTTCATCTGCTCGCCCTCGTCGCTCCCGTAGAGCACGTACCGGCCGTCGCTCGTCACGTCGTGGAACGCCGCCTGGCCGTCCACCGCCACGACGACCTCGACCTCGCCGTCGAGCGTCATCGCGTGGATGTCGTTCTGCTCGTCGCCGCCCTCGTCCTGGTGGAAGAACACGCGCTCGCCGTCGGCGTCCCACGCGATGGGCCAGCGCGCCGCCCGCGGGACGTTCCCGTCGCTCACCCGCGTGCGCTCGCCCGACGCGAGGTCTTGCACGTACAGTTCGTTCCGCCCGGTCTCGTCGTAGTAGAACGCCACCCGGTCGCCGTCCGGCGACACGCGCGGGTGGTAGAACTCGGGCAGGCTCGCGAGCTCTTCGAGTTCGACAGTAGCTGTCACGGAAGTGAATACTCGCGGACGGCCAAAAGCGTTCGCGTCCCCCACCTCGGTGGCCGATTCGGGAATCGACGGGCCTTACTTGCGGCCCGCGAACCACTCGGTATGAACGCTCCCGACGCGACCGAGTTCCGGCGCGGCGCGCGCGCCGTCCTCCCCCTCGTCCCCGCGATCGCGGGGTTCGGGCTAGTCGTCGGGGTCGCCGCCGGCAACGCCGGGTTCAGCCTCGCGCAGGCAATCGGCTTGTCGGTGTTCGTGTTCGCGGGCGCGAGCCAGCTCGCGACCGTCGAACTCGTCGACGCGGGCGCGCCGCTCGCCGTCGTCGTGCTCACCGCCGTCGTCATCAACCTCCGGATGATGATGTACTCCGCGTCCATCGCGGGCTACTTCGACGACGTCGCGGAGCGCTGGCGCGCCGGAATGGCGTACCTCCTCACCGACCAGGCGTACGCGCTCTCCATCAGCCACTACGGCGACGACCCGCCGAGCGACCCCCGCGGCTACTACCTCGGCGTCGCCCTCCCGCTCTGGATCGTCTGGCAGATAGCGACCGTCGCCGGCCTGCTCGCGGGCGCGAGCATCCCCGCGAAGTGGGGCGTGACGTTCGCCGTCCCCCTCGTCTTCCTCGCGCTCCTCGTCCCCGCGATGAACGACCGCCCCAGCACGCTCGCGGCCGTCGTCGGTGGTGGCGTCGCCGCGCTCGGCGCGGGCCTCCCGCTCAACCTCGGCCTCCTCCTCGGCGCGGTGCTCGGCGTCGCCGCCGCGCTCACGCTCGGAGGTGACGAGGCGTGAACGACGCGACCCTCTGGGGGCTCGTGCTGGTCATCGGGGCGGCGACGTTCCTCATCCGGTACTCATTCCTCTACCTCGTCGGCCGCACCGGCGACCTCCCGCCCCGCCTCTCGCGCGCGCTCGCGTTCGTCCCCCCGGCGGTGTTCGCGGCGCTCGTCGTCCCCGAGTTCGTCAGCTACGACGGCGTCCTCCACGTCGCGCCCGACCAACTCGTCGCGGGCGTCGCCGCGGCGCTCGTCGCCTGGTACACCGAGAACATGTTCGCCACAATCGCCGCCGGGATGCTCGCGCTCTGGGCGCTGCGCTTTCTCGTCTAGTCGAACGCTCTCCTGAGGGCGAGCAGGACGCCGCCGAGCATCGCGAGGTTCCCGAAGAACGCGAGACGCTCGCCGCTCGCGTCGCCCTCCTCGTTCCAGAAGTCGTGCATCGTCGCCGTCACCGTCACGAGGAAGCCCGCCGCCGCCGCCGTCGCCAGCCGCGGCAGCCGCCAGAGCGCGATACAGACGCCTGCCGCTATCATCGCCGCGGACGCGAGCGGCGCGAGCACGGACGGCATCGGAACGCCCGCCGACTCCGCGTACTCCACGTGGTCGTCGAGGTCGCGGAAGTCCTCGCTCGCCTGTAACGCCAGTCCGAGGCCGAGCGCCAGCCGGCCGAGCAGCCACGGTTTGTCGTCGCTCATACCCGACCGTTCCACGTCCGACACGAAAAACGTACTCCCGCTACTCCATCGAGAGGTAGGTCTCGGTGCTCTCGACGCCGCGGACGCGCTGGATGCCGTTCGCGCTCACCTCCTTCACGCCCGCGGGCGACTCCACGTCGAGCTTCGCGATGAAGTCCACGTCGCCCGCGACGATGTGCGCGTCCACGACGCCGTCGAGGTCGGCGATCTCGCCGAGGATGCGGTCGGCCTCGCCCGAGTTCGCCTTGATGAGGACGTACGCGACCACCATTCTCAGTTCACCCCCGAGGCCCGCGACGGCTCCTCGCCGACGAGTATCTGGCGCACGTCGTCCAGCGCGTCGAACTCCGCCAGGACGGCGATTCGGTCGCCGACCTCGAGCGTGTCGTCCGGCAGCGGGAGGCCGAGCGACTCCTCCTTCTTCCCGAACCCGAGCAGGCGGCTCCGCGAGGGGAGTTCGAGTTCCGTCACGGTGTACCCCTGCATCGGCGCGTCCGCCGTCACCGTGAACTGCACGACCTGGAGGTTCTCCGCGAGGTCCGCGATGGCGGTGACGTTCCCGCCGAGCAGCGCGTTCTTCGCGCCGATCGCGCCGAGGCGCTCGGGGTAGACGATTTCGTCCACCTCGTCCGCGTACTTCCGGTAGATGTTCTCCCGGTAGTCTTCGTCGATGCGGAGGACCGTTCGGCAGCCGTGCGCGTTCGCGACCATACACGCCGCGAAATTCACGTTCAGGTCGCCGGTGAGCGCGCCGACCGCGTCCGTCGAATCGAGGTCGGCGTCCACGAGCACCTCCTCGCTCGCGCCGTCGCCTTCGATGACCTCGAACCCCTCCGCGCGCGCCTTCTCGACCTTGTCCGGGTTGTTCTCGATGATGACTGCAGTGTGTCCCTCGTTCGCGATGACGCGCGCCGTGCGGAACCCCACCCGTCCGGCACCGATGATAACGAAGCGCATACTCCGAGTAGGCTCGCCCGGCCCATATAGGTTTGTGAACATGCGGCAAGCTTTTTGCGGACTGCCGGCGAACCCATCGGTATGGTACACGCGTTCATCATGGTGAAGACGGCCGCCGGGTCGTCCGCCGACGCCCGTGACGCAATCATCGACTTGGAGTTCGTCGCGGACGCGCACGTCGTCGCCGGCGAGTACGACGTCATCGCGGAGGCCGACGGGGACGCCGTCGGAGACGTGCTCAACACCGCCTCCACCGAAATACAGGGGCTGGACGGCGTGGAGGACACGAAGACGTACATCTCGATGTCCGCGTGAACGCTGTATCCCCTCCCTACTGCGCTACTCGGTCGCTTTGCTCCCTGCGTTGCTCCTTGAGGAAGGGGGCTTAGTGCCTCGATTCAGCTAAACGTCCGCGAGCGCGTCCTCGACGTCGTCCAGCACGTCCTCCGGCGGGCGCGTCGCGTCGATGCGCACGAACCGCGCCGGATCCCAGTCGATGAGCGTCTCGTAGTTCTCCCGGACTCGTGCGAGGAACTCCACCTGCTCGAACTTGTTCGTCGCGCCCGCCCGCGCCGCGCCCGTCTCCGGGTCGACGTCGAAGTACAGCGTCAGATCCGGCTCTCTGGTCCACGGCGCGTGAATCCCCCGCAGGTACTCCATCGGCCGCGGCACGCGGCCGTCGAGCGCGACGCCCTGATACGCGTACCGCGAGTCGGAGTACCGATCGGAGATGACGAGGTCGCCCTCCTCGAGGGCGGGCCGCACCACCCGGGAGAGGTGCGCGGCGTGATCGGCGGTGTAGAGGAAGGCCTCCGCGACCGCGTCCGCGTCGTCGTCGTCGATGGAGCGCTGGACGGCGTCGCCGTACCAGGAGTCCGTCGGCTCGCGCGTGAACACGGCGTCCTCGCGGTCGGCGCGGAGGGCCTCCCAGACCGTCGTCTTCCCGCTGCCGTCGATTCCCTCCAGCGTGATCAGCATTCACCGCTACTGCGTGGGGGAGGCCTAAACGGCTTCCGGGACGGGCGCACCATTTAGGGTACCGGCCCACCTCAGTCCTCGTATGCACGTACTCGTCACGGGCGGAACGGGATTCATCGGGACGCGACTCTGCGCCGAACTCACGGAGCGCGGACACGACGTGACCGCGCTCTCGCGCTCCCCCGAGGGAGAAGTACCGTCGGGCGTCGACACGTACGTCGGGGACGTGACGGCGCTCGACTCCATCAGGGGCGCGTTCGAGGGCGTCGACGCGGTCGTGAACCTCGTCGCGCTCAGCCCGCTGTTCAAGCCGTCGGGCGGCGACGAACGCCACCTCGAAGTCCACTACGGCGGCACGCAGAACGTCGTCGAGGCCGCCGAGGAACACGGCGTGGCAAAGCTCGTGCAGATGAGCGCGCTCGGCGCGGACCCGACCGGCCCGACCGCGTACATCCGCGCGAAGGGCCTCGCGGAGGACGCCGTCCGCGATTCGGGCCTGACCCACACCATCGTCCGGCCCTCGGTGGTGTTCGGCGAGGGCGGCGAGTTCGTCTCCTTCACGAAACTCCTCACGACGCCGTACGTCACGGGCCTCCCCGGCGGCGGGAAGACGCGCTTCCAGCCCATCTGGGTGGACGACCTCGTGCCGATGCTCGCCGACTCGCTCGACGGCGAGCACGACGGCGAGACGTACGAACTCGGCGGCCCCGAGAAACTCACGCTCGCCGAGGTCACCCGCCTCGTTTACCGCGCGGACGGGACGTCCACGCGCGTCCTCCCGATTCCGATGGCGCTCGCGAAGATCGGCCTCTCCGTCGCGGACGTGCTACCGGGCGCACCGATGGGTTCCGACCAGTACCGCTCGCTGCGGTTCGACAACACCGTCTCGGAGAACGACGTGGACGCGTTCGGCGTCTCAGCGGGCGACCTCCGGACGTTCGCGGACTACCTCGGCGTCGCGTGAAACCGCACGAACGCCGCGGCGTCGCCTTCGGCGTCAGTACCGCCAGTCTCTACGCGCTCCTCGTCGCCGCTCCCGCCCTCGGGTTCGCCCTCCCGCTCGGGTTCGCGGTCACCGTCGGCCTGTTCGCCGCCGCCTGCGGACTCTGCAGTGTGTACTTCCTCGCCCGCGCCCTCGGCGAACGCCTCGCAGCCTGAGTAATCACTGCCTAAACGACACGTTTAGACCCGTTCAGAACGCCGTATTCGGGCGTTTCAGCCCGTCATCTATTAACCCCATCAAAAGGCTTATCTCCGCCTTTGCACTCTTATTGGCAACGGTAGCCACCATGAAACTCGCAATGATCGGGTTCGGCCAAGCCGGTGGGAAAGTACTCGACAAGTTCCTCGAGTACGACGAGAAGCACGGCTCCGGTATCGTCCGGGCCGCTGTTGCCGTCAACACCGCCAAGGCCGACCTGATGGGACTCGACCACGTTCCGGAAGAGAATCGCGTCCTCATCGGGCAGTCCCGGGTGAAGGGGCACGGCGTCGGCGCGGACAACGAACTCGGCGCGGAAATCGCGGAGGAGGACATCGACGAAGTCCAGGGTGCAATCGACAGCATCCCCGTCCACGAGGTGGACGCGTTCCTCGTCCTCGCCGGACTCGGCGGGGGTACGGGAAGCGGCGGTGCGCCCGTGCTCGCGAAGCACATCAAGCGCATCTACACCGAACCCGTCTACGGCCTCGGCATCCTGCCGGGCGGCGACGAGGGAGGGATTTACACGCTCAACGCCGCGCGGTCGTTCCAGACGTTCGTGCGCGAGGTGGACAACCTCCTCGTGTTCGACAACGACGCCTGGCGGAAGACCGGTGAGTCCGTGCAGGGCGGGTACGACGAGATCAACGAGGAGATCGTCAAGCGCTTCGGCGTCCTGTTCGGCGCGGGCGAAGTCGAGCAGGGCGGCGAAGTCGCGGAGTCCGTCGTGGACTCCTCGGAGATCATCAACACGCTCGCGGGCGGCGGCGTCTCCACGGTCGGATACGCCTCCGAGACCGTCGAGACCTCCGGGAGTTCGGGCGGAGGCCTGCTCTCCAAGTTCACGGGCGGCTCGAACAGCCAGCCGGAGGACTCCGCGAACACCACGAACCGCATCACGAGTCTGGTGCGGAAGGCCGCGCTCGGCCGGCTCACCCTCCCCTGCGAGATCGACGGGGCGGAGCGCGCGCTCCTCGTCACCGCCGGCCCGCCCGCCTTCCTCAACCGGAAAGGCATCGAGCGCGGGCGGAAGTGGCTGGAGGAGCAGACCGGGTCGATGGAAGTCCGCGGCGGCGACTACCCCGTGCCGAACTCGGGGAGCGTCGCGGCGGTCGTCCTGCTCGCGGGCGTGACGAACGTCCCCCGGATCAAGGAACTCCAGCAGGTCGCCATCGAGGCGCAGGAGAACATCGACGAGATTCGAGACGAGAGCGAAGAAAACTTGCAGAACCTCGTCGAAGACGACGACGATGAACTCGAATCGCTCTTCTAGAGCGGTCGTCGCCGTCCTCGGTCTCGTCCTCCTCGTCGCGGCAGTCGCGCCTGCAGCGGCCGCCGTGCCGTCGATAGACGGGAGTGCGCCCGACACCGCAGAGGTCGGGTCGACCGTCGACCGGACGTACACGCTCACCGACCTGTTCACGGAGTACAACGAGTGGACGCTCACCGCGGAGACCGACCTCTCCGAGGTGACGTGGACGGTGACGACGTACGACAACACGGGCCAGCAGATCGCGCAGGAGACGTACACGGGCCAGTCGTTCCAACACGCGCTCGTCGCGAGTGACGGCGCGGTCCGCGCGACGGTTCGCCTGCAGGCGACGGTGCCCGAGGTATCGGAGTCCCTCTGGAGCTACGACCCGCCCCAGCAGTACACGGTCGCTGAGTTCGCACAAACCCAGCAGGGCGGATCCAGTACCACCATCAGCGAGTACCTGACGCGGCCGTACACGCAGCAGTCGAGTCAGGCGCGCACCCAGATAGACCAGGCGAAGGCCGCGATTCAGGACGCGGAGAACTCCGATGTCTCCGTTTCCGACGCGAAAGCGACGCTCCAGAACGCCGTTTCGGCGTACAACAACGCGAACTTCCAACTGGCGGTTGACCTCGCGAACGAGGCCGAACAGCAGGCTGAGGACGCGCTCTCGGCAGCCCAGCAGTCCCAGCAGACGACGCGGCTCCTGCTGTACGGCGGCGTGGCGCTCGTGGTCGTCCTGCTCGCCGCGGGTGGCTACCTCCTCTACCGGCGGAATCAGGGCTCGCAGGACAAGCTCGCGTAGTGCGCGTCCTCGTTCCGTTCGACGGCCGGAATCCGTGTTCCCGCCTCGCACCAGTTCTCGATAGCGACGAGCGCGGCGCGTTCGCCGCGTTGCTCCGCGACGACGTGTTGGACGCGGTGCGCGCGGCCGGCGGCCGCCCCGAACTCCTCGCGACCGCGCCCGTGGACGCCGACGTTCCCGTGACCGTGGACGACCGCTCGCTCTCCGCCGCCGTGAACGCCGTCCTCGACGCGGGCGAGGAACCGACGGCGGTGGTGATGGCCGACCTCGGGCTGGCGACGCCGCGCGCGCTCTCCCGGCTGTTCGACGCGTCCGGCGACGTCGTGCTCGCGCCCGGCCGGGG is drawn from Salarchaeum sp. JOR-1 and contains these coding sequences:
- the arcS gene encoding archaeosine synthase subunit alpha, which encodes MTDYFEVHERDSAARLGELRLAESLATPALVDDVVADAGSEWFQSQPFPEGDDSRLTILPYRGFPSGTREEVQESFAPDYPDVEYPSAAVVTPRTAADYGADAYVLSNAPGFVGHASAFANAVVEAKDRLPADSALYLSGVATPANAAVLAYAGVDLLDGHRAAVYGTQGKYLTTDGEHELADLDDLPCACPACQRPREEFGREDCKEHNLNALRAELARVRTRIRQGRLRDYVEGQARHEAWLTAAFRELDQEWGYLEARTPVQRDTLLLAASEDTLRRVEIQRFADRVTSRYVNRYGDDRPLLLVPCSARKPYSDSQSHRQFQDAAQYRAHVVSMTSPIGVVPQDLELTYPAQHYDSVVTGRWSEDEKEFVARVLRRYLERTDYPRVIAHVPPEGYRDIVERVEADIDIPVEYTVEDHPTTGESLANLRDALAGEDQIWVSEREERTLRAVADYQFGRGAGDNLLGDIQVQGRYPKLQALDAEGEQLAALVPQYGLLSLTLRGARRWVDSDVETKTVEIDDFVPRGSVLAPGIVTADDDIRVGDEVVVEGPSAFAVGKAEMRGQEMAESTRGIAVDVRHSEER
- a CDS encoding HpcH/HpaI aldolase/citrate lyase family protein, with amino-acid sequence MVNELRETLDSGGVALGVLDNAYSPTLVEFYGELGLEFVWLDFEHGGPDPWDSREVEDLLRAAERTDIELLVRLPDTDPTLVRKALDLGVRNVFLPRVETADEVEAAVRSSRFTYDGEPGKRGLGSPRARHWGLKENYVEREDAETVVGTTIETKEAVENIEDIVSVPELGFVFLGPLDLSVSYGHPGELDHPDVRDALETVRTAAIDADVPVGGLGFGMDDVNEKVESGYQILNLGSTTGALKGAVQGWLDGYEGER
- a CDS encoding S9 family peptidase, whose translation is MTATVELEELASLPEFYHPRVSPDGDRVAFYYDETGRNELYVQDLASGERTRVSDGNVPRAARWPIAWDADGERVFFHQDEGGDEQNDIHAMTLDGEVEVVVAVDGQAAFHDVTSDGRYVLYGSDEGEQMNLYRYDTREDETERLTAYDQPVHGGQFGPDEERVAYVANETDALENRDAYVMNADGSEKRKLDVGEVGAEAYPNDWHPDGDRLLVSDNTTDLGRVGVYDLETDEVEWLSRGEYEESGAAFGLDGDTVVASRVRNAATMPVEYDLDSGDATAYDLDEGVAGLAGDEHFDNEGRAILAHTTSDERKTLYAYDRASGETETLIAPEYGDIDPETFVESEYVTYESEDGLEIGALLYDSGERPSPAVVMVHGGPHARSMPRFDLYAQFLVSRGYTVLQPNYRGSTGRGREFKHRIHNDWGGGEQADVAAGGEWLRNLDWVDSERVAVMGGSYGGYSAYWQMVQYPELWATGIAQVGITDLLRMYENSMPHFQSMLEQQLGDPEENEAFWRERSPLTHVEDIRNPILIVHGVNDPRCPVDQARVFRDALLDQGWTENEDGDFEYEELGAEGHGSTDIDQKIRQFTLVDDFLDRRL
- a CDS encoding AzlC family ABC transporter permease, which gives rise to MNAPDATEFRRGARAVLPLVPAIAGFGLVVGVAAGNAGFSLAQAIGLSVFVFAGASQLATVELVDAGAPLAVVVLTAVVINLRMMMYSASIAGYFDDVAERWRAGMAYLLTDQAYALSISHYGDDPPSDPRGYYLGVALPLWIVWQIATVAGLLAGASIPAKWGVTFAVPLVFLALLVPAMNDRPSTLAAVVGGGVAALGAGLPLNLGLLLGAVLGVAAALTLGGDEA
- a CDS encoding AzlD domain-containing protein — encoded protein: MNDATLWGLVLVIGAATFLIRYSFLYLVGRTGDLPPRLSRALAFVPPAVFAALVVPEFVSYDGVLHVAPDQLVAGVAAALVAWYTENMFATIAAGMLALWALRFLV
- a CDS encoding DoxX family protein; amino-acid sequence: MSDDKPWLLGRLALGLGLALQASEDFRDLDDHVEYAESAGVPMPSVLAPLASAAMIAAGVCIALWRLPRLATAAAAGFLVTVTATMHDFWNEEGDASGERLAFFGNLAMLGGVLLALRRAFD
- a CDS encoding Lrp/AsnC family transcriptional regulator — translated: MVVAYVLIKANSGEADRILGEIADLDGVVDAHIVAGDVDFIAKLDVESPAGVKEVSANGIQRVRGVESTETYLSME
- a CDS encoding TrkA family potassium uptake protein, yielding MRFVIIGAGRVGFRTARVIANEGHTAVIIENNPDKVEKARAEGFEVIEGDGASEEVLVDADLDSTDAVGALTGDLNVNFAACMVANAHGCRTVLRIDEDYRENIYRKYADEVDEIVYPERLGAIGAKNALLGGNVTAIADLAENLQVVQFTVTADAPMQGYTVTELELPSRSRLLGFGKKEESLGLPLPDDTLEVGDRIAVLAEFDALDDVRQILVGEEPSRASGVN
- a CDS encoding Lrp/AsnC family transcriptional regulator gives rise to the protein MVHAFIMVKTAAGSSADARDAIIDLEFVADAHVVAGEYDVIAEADGDAVGDVLNTASTEIQGLDGVEDTKTYISMSA
- the tmk gene encoding dTMP kinase — translated: MLITLEGIDGSGKTTVWEALRADREDAVFTREPTDSWYGDAVQRSIDDDDADAVAEAFLYTADHAAHLSRVVRPALEEGDLVISDRYSDSRYAYQGVALDGRVPRPMEYLRGIHAPWTREPDLTLYFDVDPETGAARAGATNKFEQVEFLARVRENYETLIDWDPARFVRIDATRPPEDVLDDVEDALADV
- a CDS encoding complex I NDUFA9 subunit family protein, whose protein sequence is MHVLVTGGTGFIGTRLCAELTERGHDVTALSRSPEGEVPSGVDTYVGDVTALDSIRGAFEGVDAVVNLVALSPLFKPSGGDERHLEVHYGGTQNVVEAAEEHGVAKLVQMSALGADPTGPTAYIRAKGLAEDAVRDSGLTHTIVRPSVVFGEGGEFVSFTKLLTTPYVTGLPGGGKTRFQPIWVDDLVPMLADSLDGEHDGETYELGGPEKLTLAEVTRLVYRADGTSTRVLPIPMALAKIGLSVADVLPGAPMGSDQYRSLRFDNTVSENDVDAFGVSAGDLRTFADYLGVA
- a CDS encoding tubulin/FtsZ family protein encodes the protein MKLAMIGFGQAGGKVLDKFLEYDEKHGSGIVRAAVAVNTAKADLMGLDHVPEENRVLIGQSRVKGHGVGADNELGAEIAEEDIDEVQGAIDSIPVHEVDAFLVLAGLGGGTGSGGAPVLAKHIKRIYTEPVYGLGILPGGDEGGIYTLNAARSFQTFVREVDNLLVFDNDAWRKTGESVQGGYDEINEEIVKRFGVLFGAGEVEQGGEVAESVVDSSEIINTLAGGGVSTVGYASETVETSGSSGGGLLSKFTGGSNSQPEDSANTTNRITSLVRKAALGRLTLPCEIDGAERALLVTAGPPAFLNRKGIERGRKWLEEQTGSMEVRGGDYPVPNSGSVAAVVLLAGVTNVPRIKELQQVAIEAQENIDEIRDESEENLQNLVEDDDDELESLF
- a CDS encoding DUF4398 domain-containing protein; this encodes MNSNRSSRAVVAVLGLVLLVAAVAPAAAAVPSIDGSAPDTAEVGSTVDRTYTLTDLFTEYNEWTLTAETDLSEVTWTVTTYDNTGQQIAQETYTGQSFQHALVASDGAVRATVRLQATVPEVSESLWSYDPPQQYTVAEFAQTQQGGSSTTISEYLTRPYTQQSSQARTQIDQAKAAIQDAENSDVSVSDAKATLQNAVSAYNNANFQLAVDLANEAEQQAEDALSAAQQSQQTTRLLLYGGVALVVVLLAAGGYLLYRRNQGSQDKLA
- the cofC gene encoding 2-phospho-L-lactate guanylyltransferase, with the protein product MRVLVPFDGRNPCSRLAPVLDSDERGAFAALLRDDVLDAVRAAGGRPELLATAPVDADVPVTVDDRSLSAAVNAVLDAGEEPTAVVMADLGLATPRALSRLFDASGDVVLAPGRGGGTNALVVRHSDFRVDYHGASCRDHRRAAHAVGASLRELDSHRLATDIDEPGDLAELLLHGDGRATRWLRDAGFRLSTGDGRVAVERHP